From the Colletotrichum lupini chromosome 1, complete sequence genome, the window TGGTATCATCAAATACCACACCATGTCCTCAAGAACACAAATCACCCTACGCAGATCAGAACTCAGTCTGGGGCTTACGGACTACAGCCATGGACACGAAATCAACTTCAACGGCTGCAACTACCGATGGGTTATGTCCAAAAATACCATGTCGACGAACACGCTTTACCTGAAGACCGATGGGAATCGAATTTTAGCAAGATGGTCAGGAAAGCCCGAAAGTCGAGGGGGCGACCCAAGTCCGGTTTTTGAACTATTCGTTCCCCCTCAAACGCTGGACATGGACTTTTTGGTAGTCACCGGTTTGGCGGCTGCAGGATACTGGAAGAAGGCAGACAAGCTCAAGAGCCCGATAAGCAAGATTTTGAAGATTATGGGAGGCCTGGGTCCATAAGGTAAATTTGTTCTGGCAGGTAGTGGCATTGAAGCCCATCATGCTTTTCATTTAAATACCAATCGGCTAAGACTGTTGTAAATGCAAGGATCCTCGTGGCCTGCGTTGAAAGATTGTTTATTCCCACTTTCGGTCAGGTTCTAGATTGCCAAAGGACGGCTCTTGATGTGCACCAACAGAGGTGGTTTCTTCCAGATGGACCAGGCTTTGTGCTTAGAATATGGCTGTGTCCAATTGGTCGAAGACGAATCGAGCTTCATATCGAATTCCCATAGCAGTCGCGAAATGATGACGCGCATCTCATTGTATGCCAAGTGTTTCCCGATGCAATTGCGAGGGCCATACGAGAATGGCTGGATAGCGTCCCGCTTGTCCGCATAAAATGGAGACTTAGGGTCTTGAGCAACACTGGGAAGCCATCGTTCAGGAGCAAAGCTCTCTGGCTCAGCGAAGTTGGAAGTTGATAGACCGGCAGCGGAGTGATGAACCCCAACACGAGTCTTTAACACGTCTCTGTTAGCAAATTTTCAAGCTTGGACGAGGAGAGGGTCAAAGACTGTGAAGCACTTACCCCTGGAGGGAGAAACATTCCTTCAATGTACACTGGTTCTTTTGTGTCCGGAACAATTCTCTCAAGCGAAGTCGGCACGGGTGGATAGAGTCTGAAGGTCTCGTTGAGCACAGCGAGGAGGTAAGGCAGACGTGCCGTAGCATCCGTAAAGTTGATTTCGCCGGGTGACTTGAACGCCGCTCTGACTTCTTCAACTGCTCTTCTGTGTGCATGAGGCGTCGATAAGAGGTAGAAAGTGCAAGCCGTCATCAAAGTGGCCGTGGTATCACTCCCGGCGACGAAGAGGGTATTCGAGTTTGTGACGATCTCTTCGATGGAATTAATACTCTTCTCGTCTCTCCCACGGAGCAAACCTTGCATAAAGTCTTTGCGGATGATTTCAGAGTCATTCCCCAATCGCTTGTTTACGGCTTTTCTGGTGTAGTCAAACTGGTCCATAAAGCCCTTCTGAACATCCCGCGCTAAAATCGGCAAGACGATCCACGATAGCGGGCCAAGTAGTGTGTTAAGTTCGAAGAGCTTTCTAGCTCGCTCGATAAACATGAGGACAGAGCTTACCACATGATGGAACTCGTTATTGTCGAGACCACCCAAAGACTCTCCGAACGTCAAGTCGCCGATAATATCGAAGGAAGCGATATGGAACCATCTCCACATCTCTGTCGGCATTCGGGACTCAGCCACATCTGATAACCTTCGTACGAGCTTATCGACATAGTCGTGAATGATCGGCTCTTGGTCAGCCAGAGACCGTGGCGAAAAAGCGTGGGCTACTCCTCGGCGAATCCGAGCATGGTTGACATCATCGGCGTCGAGGATGTTGGAGTCAGGGTCGAGTTGCTTGGAGGCACTGTACTTTGGAAACTGCCCGTGCCCATGGCCGTAGATAGTCTTCCAGGCCTGGCTTGTCGTAAATGTCACCGCATCTGGCGAATAACGTACAACATTGCCGTATTTCCTGTGAAACTCGCGGATATCTTGGTCGATGGTGCCGAACAGTATCTTGAATTTGGGAATGAATGGGAATATGGTCCATAACTTGGGGCCTGGAATGTGACTCAACCGCGAGAAATACGCTTGATAAATGCCTCGAGCTAGATAAAAGAGCAGGCAAGAACTGAGTGCCACTAAAGCAATGTGAGCCAGCGGCTGAGTTCTCAACaataaaaaggagctcaAAGCCATTGTAATAATATGGACTGAGCTGCCGGTCTTGGTTAAGTCCACGACCCAATCGACGCCAGGTCCAACGCTGGAACTGAACGTCTTTATGTCCGCAAGGTGCTACCGCAGAAGCCCCCTCTTGACTGACGCCCATAAAGCCGCCATCACATCTGTAACATCATGACTCCACTCCATTACTCAGTTTCTTGGCATATAGCTGTCGCTTGGTAAGATAGCGACGTTATCGCATGATTTGTTCCGTTGCACAACGTCACGTTTGATTCCGCCTCTCCCCCGTAACGGATGTGCCCATCCTTGCTCGACGGCTGCCGGACCAGGGCTGGAAGACACTACGGAACGGTCCGTAGCCTGCAAGTGGCTGATGGATGCTCGCATGGAGGACACCGCACACCGCATCGGGGTTTCCTCTTGGCCGCGAACCCGATGTGGCACCGCCGAGAAATACAATATGCACGCTGCCGCGCCGTGAAACCGGGAACAACGCCGGGTCGGCGCCGAGCTTCCGCAACAGGAAAGAACAGATGGTATATTTCTATGTTCGACTCACGAGCAAGCAAAACCCCGCACAGTTTCCCCTAATAAACACTTTCCATCCCTTCTTACTGGACGGTGAAATCCTGGAAGCCCGTGTTGAGCGAGTCATTGATGCGTCGAGTATACTCGACGACGCCGCCAAGGAAGTTGAGCATCTCTGCTATGAAGTCAGCGATTTTCCTTGAGTATTGAGCAAAAAGGGGCGGTAGGATGACTTCTTACCTTTAGGCTTCCCTGGAATATTGGTCCCCATGTACTCAGACTTTGTCTGCGGCAGCAGAGTCTCGTCTCCAATACGGTTGACAAGTTCTCGCCACTCTTGCTCAACATCCGGACGAGGGTTAATGTAGCGTTTGCCGTTCTTTCGCAAGTGAACAAGTGTGTCGCGGATCCAACCGCCCTGGAGCTCAGCACACGTAGGTCCGTTGCAGAACGATGTCGGACCTTGAGGCCCGTAGACGAACAGTGCATTGGGGAACCCAGCAGTCATCATTCCAAGGTGCGTCGTTGTGCCCTTCGCCCACTTCTCTTTCAATGACTGCCCATTCTCGCCTTTAATATCGATCGCCAAGATACCTCCCGTCACTGAGTCAAAGCCAGTAGCAAGAATGAGAACGTCAAACTTGTGCAGCTCGCCATCGGCGGTGAAGACACCGTCGGGGACAACCTCCGCGATGGCATTGGCCTTGGTGTCAATCAGAGCCACGTTGTCACGGTTGTAGACCTCGTAGTATCTCTGCTCGAGAGTAGCTCGCTTGGTTCCGAAGTAGTATGGCGGCTTCTCCGGGGCAAGAAGCTCCTGCATCGCGGGCTTATGGACGCGCTCCAGGACCTTGCTGCGCCAGAATTCGTATGCGTGTTGGTTGGCTTCTCTGTTCCGGATGACATCTTGATATGTCCCCAACCAGAAAGATAGTCCGCCCTTTGCCCAAATCTCCTCAAAAAATGCCTGGCGCTCCTTTGCGGTTGTCTCGGCACAAGCCTGAGGATTGAATTCGAAGTCCAGGCCAGCAAAAGTGTTCTTACGAAGCCCGTAAAGCTCCTTGTATGTCTCCTTTTTCTGGTCCTCAATAGAAAGGGGAACTTGTCGCATGGGGAGGGCGTAGGTTGGGCTGCGTTGGAATACTGTCAGGTGTTCAACTTCGGGGGCAATCTCCTGTATGACTTGAAGACCGCTTGAGCCGTTACCGACGACACCAACTCGCTTTCCCTTGAAGTCAATACCCTCCTGAGGCCACTTCGAGGTGTGACATGAGACGCCAGTAAAGGAATCAAGGCCCTTGAAGTCTGGGATGTTTGGTTTCGCAGCGAAGCCAGTACAGAGAATGAAGTATCGGGCGGTCAAGATGGACTTGTCGCCAGTGGTGATGGTCCAGTGGGAACCGATTTTGTCGAAGTCAGCACTCACAACGCGGGTGTTGAACATAACGTCCTTCTTGAGATGTAGCTTGGACTCGACATGCTGGAAGTAGTTTCGGATCTCTTCTCTTCCGGGATACTTCTCGGACCAGGTCCATGGCCTCCAGATCTCTTCTTCAGAGAACTCATAGAGAGGCACGGGTGTATCGACACGTGCTCCAGCGTAGCAGTTCCAGTACCAGACACCGCCAAGATCGGCTGCGTCGTCGATCACAAGGGTCTTGAATCCAGCCTTTCGGAGTTGGTCAAGGGTGTAACATCCGGCGAAGCCACCACCAACGATGATAACATCGTATTCGGGAGAGGACAGAGAGCCCATCTTGCTGGGAAGGAATTATAAACAAACTTAAGCCGGAACTCGGTAGGGTAGGAAGTCTAGCTAATGAGACCAATGATCATGCAATTGACTGAAAATAGAGATATGAGCAAGAACCGCATGCACCTTTATGATGCAGTTGAAGCATGGCGCCGAATGTGAGAGCTCATCGCCCCACGAGCTCACATAGGTGCGGGCAAATTTCCGCAGGGTTTTCCGGGTTGGCGGGCCTATTTGGTTCATTTACCTCTGCTCTCTCGACCATCATTGTGTAATTGGCTCTGGCATTTTCCAAGTTCGCAAGGGGTTGCGAAACTTGCGAATGATTGTTCGGACGGACTAATTCATGGCTAGAATTTGTCCGCGACTGCGCGGGCCGCATAGCCAACTGCGGCGATTTTCAGGCTCATAGCGAAGTCTAAATATGGAGACACTGCTCTCTGCCGTAACTTCCTTTCCCACTGATTGCTGAACCGTCCACAGGATAGACACAATATCTTGATTACTCTATAAGCACACTCAACATGAACGATAAGGGCTTTGTCGAAGATGCTGTCAGTATCAACAATTTCTATGCGAGCAGATGAATCTGACTGGTAAAAGAGCAATTATGCCGACATTCGGAAGCAGATTGACTTTCTCCACATGCCAGCCAGCAAAGTTAGTGATACCATATCATTGTAATTCTAAAGACAAGGCCTAGGCTGACCTTTACACTAAAGTATCACAAAGAAGAATTAGCGATAGAAGAGCAAGAAGTTATGGACCAGCTTTACCGTGGCTGGTTGCACTACTGGAACAAGGAGTCGCGCGAAGACTACCACAATGGAATGGTGGGCGCTCGGCGATTCTATGATTTTGATGACATGCTCAGCTACGACATGTTTGGCAACACCATCCGTGGCAGCTTCAAAGAGCACTTTGACTCCATCTTTCCGTATTGGAATGACGGCAACATGGAGTTCAAGGACATTGAAATCACGGCTCTGTCCAAAGAGTATGCCTACTCCACCATGATACAGCATACCTGGGGAACAGCTGGCGGTGTGCCATTTGACACAGCTTTTAGAAGGACGGGAATCGCGCGGAAGAACACAGAGGGGCAGTGGAAGTGGATTCACGAGCATTTGAGCTTTCCCACTGATATGGCCACCAAGGCCGCCGACTTCACCAGCTCGCTGGATCCCTTGAAGGCAACCAAGATGAAGTAAGATTGCATTGGACCACAGCTTCTTTAGACTGGTAGCGTTTGTTTGGGGTCAAGGTGCTATGATAGGATAGGCCATCGTGAAAGCTATCTTGTTGGGATACTGGCGTGAAGCTGTGGAGGTTGGCAGGGggtagagagagagagatggcTAGCGAGAAAATGAGCAGCGGTGGAGATCTAGAGCCTGGCAAGTTCATCCGCGATGGACCGTGATGTACCCAAATTAGTCCGCACTAAGATATCCAGATGGTGCTGTTGAACCCACCTACTCAGATGTTGAAGTCTTCAATGATCTCCTCAAGCATTATGAAGTACACATGTATTCTCACAATGCTTCTGATATTAGCTACTTCGAACAAGCCACTACTAGCATACAGGAAGCTGAAATCATCAAAACCCAGCATCGCGCTTCGTTGACCCGTCTTGAGGCCACATATGAGGTCCTTACAGTGGGATGAATGGTCGGCAGAACTTGCATTGGCGTAGTTGATATGCAACATAATATCCACAGGAGTGAAATGTACCATTCTCAGGCTTGAGACGTTACAAAGGTCGGCCAAAAATGGGTTTTCCAAGGCACAAGGGCGAAAAGCCAAGTCAGGCACCCACGTCTCAGTGAAGCGCGAACGTCCTTGTGTTAGTGTTGACTGACTGTTCTGCCATTCTAATCTCTAGCTGTCCATTTCATGTGAATAGCTACTGAAGTTGATGTCATGAAGGCGCTCTGTCGCGGCATGTGAGAGCCTCACCTGGTTAGAATGGCGTCTTCTATTTAGGACATGACGTACTTATTTGTGCATTGTGTCTCGGAATTTGTTGAGGGAATCGCGATGTATTATGTGTTAGATAGCGGCCGACTGACGGGTATTCGGAGGGTTTGAGAGTGTAAGACAAGAGACCCAGGAGCGAGACACGCCTAACTCGGAACAATCACCTAGAGATCTAAGAGGCCAGGGACACGGTTCGATCGACAGCATCTATGCGTGATATCCTGCTTTCAACAAAGTTATGAGAACAGATGCGCTAGCATATGGAGAATGCATTGGGGCTGATGTCTCAATAGGCTGGCGGAGCTGAACGATCCAAGACATCACCAACCTGTAAAGGGTTATAAGTTGAGCGTTCCTGATGGGGCTCATCCCGAAACATATGCCCAGTTCCAGGCTCGTTGCATGAATCCCTGCAATTGGGTACCGCGTTACGCGCGGTAATAGTTTTATTCGGCCAAGGGGAAGCCAGCTGCGTTATCACAGTTCGCCGATCCACGGATTCTGAACACCCGGGCTGAGACCGATCGGCGATACGGGGCCGGGTCCGTCAAACGTCCACCGTCCGAAGGAGTTGTCCATCACCACAATCACATGCCTTCTAG encodes:
- a CDS encoding benzoate 4-monooxygenase cytochrome P450, with protein sequence MGSLSSPEYDVIIVGGGFAGCYTLDQLRKAGFKTLVIDDAADLGGVWYWNCYAGARVDTPVPLYEFSEEEIWRPWTWSEKYPGREEIRNYFQHVESKLHLKKDVMFNTRVVSADFDKIGSHWTITTGDKSILTARYFILCTGFAAKPNIPDFKGLDSFTGVSCHTSKWPQEGIDFKGKRVGVVGNGSSGLQVIQEIAPEVEHLTVFQRSPTYALPMRQVPLSIEDQKKETYKELYGLRKNTFAGLDFEFNPQACAETTAKERQAFFEEIWAKGGLSFWLGTYQDVIRNREANQHAYEFWRSKVLERVHKPAMQELLAPEKPPYYFGTKRATLEQRYYEVYNRDNVALIDTKANAIAEVVPDGVFTADGELHKFDVLILATGFDSVTGGILAIDIKGENGQSLKEKWAKGTTTHLGMMTAGFPNALFVYGPQGPTSFCNGPTCAELQGGWIRDTLVHLRKNGKRYINPRPDVEQEWRELVNRIGDETLLPQTKSEYMGTNIPGKPKEMLNFLGGVVEYTRRINDSLNTGFQDFTVQCDGGFMGILFGTIDQDIREFHRKYGNVVRYSPDAVTFTTSQAWKTIYGHGHGQFPKYSASKQLDPDSNILDADDVNHARIRRGVAHAFSPRSLADQEPIIHDYVDKLVRRLSDVAESRMPTEMWRWFHIASFDIIGDLTFGESLGGLDNNEFHHVVSSVLMFIERARKLFELNTLLGPLSWIVLPILARDVQKGFMDQFDYTRKAVNKRLGNDSEIIRKDFMQGLLRGRDEKSINSIEEIVTNSNTLFVAGSDTTATLMTACTFYLLSTPHAHRRAVEEVRAAFKSPGEINFTDATARLPYLLAVLNETFRLYPPVPTSLERIVPDTKEPVYIEGMFLPPGTRVGVHHSAAGLSTSNFAEPESFAPERWLPSVAQDPKSPFYADKRDAIQPFSYGPRNCIGKHLAYNEMRVIISRLLWEFDMKLDSSSTNWTQPYSKHKAWSIWKKPPLLVHIKSRPLAI